One genomic window of Quercus robur chromosome 6, dhQueRobu3.1, whole genome shotgun sequence includes the following:
- the LOC126689383 gene encoding thermospermine synthase ACAULIS5-like yields MGDISCSNGISNGNGVHGKELPLNGYRKSCWYEEEIEENLRWSFALNSILHTGATQYQDIALLDTKPFGKALVIDGKLQSAETDEFIYHESLVHPALLHHSNPRTIFIMGGGEGSTAREILRHKTVEKVIMCDIDEEVVDFCKSYLIVNREAFCDPRLDLIINDARVELESREEAYDVIIGDLADPIEGGPCYKLYTKSFYEFTVKPRLNQGGIFVTQAGPAGIFSHTEVFSCIYNTLRQVFKYVVPYSAHIPSFADTWGWVMASDSPFVLNADELDLRMKHKIKGENRYLDGKTFSSASTLSKAVRNSLDNETHVYTEGTARFIYGHGSAYKNNHG; encoded by the exons ATGGGTGATATTTCTTGCTCCAATGGTATTTCAAATGGGAATGGAGTTCATGGAAAAGAACTTCCATTAAATGGTTATAGGAAGAGCTGTTGGTATGAGGAAGAGATTGAAGAGAATTTGAGATGGTCCTTTGCTCTcaatag TATATTGCATACAGGAGCTACTCAGTACCAGGACATTGCGCTGTTGGACACAAAGCCCTTTGGAAAg GCTCTAGTAATTGATGGAAAGCTTCAAAGTGCTGAGACTGATGAATTCATCTACCATGAATCTCTGGTtcatccagcacttcttcatcATTCAAA TCCAAGGACCATTTTTATTATGGGAGGAGGTGAAGGTTCCACAGCAAGAGAAATTCTTAGACATAAGACTGTAGAGAAGGTTATTATGTGTGACATTGATGAG GAAGTGGTTGATTTTTGCAAGTCTTACTTAATTGTAAACAGGGAAGCTTTCTGTGATCCAAGACTTGATCTCATCATCAATGATGCAAG GGTTGAGCTAGAAAGCAGAGAAGAGGCTTATGATGTGATCATAGGCGACCTGGCTGACCCAATTGAGGGAGGCCCATGTTATAAACTCTACACCAAATCCTTCTATGAGTTTACTGTCAAACCTAGACTGAATCAGGGTGGCATATTTGTCACACAG GCAGGACCAGCTGGAATATTCAGCCATACAGAAGTATTCTCTTGCATTTACAACACTTTAAGACAGGTTTTCAAAT ATGTTGTGCCGTACTCAGCTCATATTCCTTCTTTTGCTGATACTTGGGGATGGGTTATG GCTTCTGATTCTCCCTTTGTGCTGAATGCTGATGAGTTAGACCTTAGGATGAAACACAAGATCAAGGGAGAGAACAGATATCTTGATGGGAAAACATTTTCATCGGCATCTACCTTGAGCAAAGCAGTTCGAAATTC GCTGGATAACGAGACTCATGTGTACACAGAGGGAACAGCAAGGTTTATATATGGTCATGGTAGTGCCTATAAGAACAATCATGGATGA